From Paenibacillus sp. PK3_47, the proteins below share one genomic window:
- the gpmI gene encoding 2,3-bisphosphoglycerate-independent phosphoglycerate mutase has product MSAPKPVALIIMDGFGLRNTDEGNAVAQANKPNYDRYLKQYPNTTLTACGEAVGLPEGQMGNSEVGHLNIGAGRIVYQDLTRIDKSIRDGEFFENETLVAAVRSAKSSGKKLHLYALVSDGGVHSHISHLFAMLDLAKKEDMHEVYIHAFMDGRDVPPDSGQKFVQDLIAKIEEVGVGTIATVSGRYFAMDRDKRWERVEKTYRAMVYGEGPKYTDALQAITASYQNSVYDEFVEPSVIVDSNDKPVAVVESGDSVVFLNFRPDRAIQLSQVFTNSDFRGFDRGPLFPQGLHFVCLTTFSETVQGYVAYSPKNLDNTLGEVLVQNNKKQLRIAETEKYPHVTFFFSGGRDEELPGETRILINSPKVATYDLKPEMSAYEVAAACVAEIEADRQDAIILNFANPDMVGHSGMLEPTIKAVEVTDECVGKVVDAVVAKGGVAIIIADHGNADMVFDENGRPFTAHTTNPVPFIVTTEDVVLRDSGILADVAPTILDLMGLPQPAEMTGQSMIASRK; this is encoded by the coding sequence ATGTCAGCTCCAAAGCCTGTTGCTTTAATTATCATGGACGGTTTCGGTCTGCGGAATACGGATGAAGGCAACGCGGTTGCCCAAGCCAACAAGCCCAACTATGACCGTTACCTGAAACAATATCCGAATACTACCCTGACCGCTTGCGGCGAAGCCGTAGGTCTGCCGGAAGGACAAATGGGTAACTCTGAAGTAGGTCACCTTAACATCGGTGCAGGCCGGATCGTATACCAGGATCTGACCCGTATCGACAAGTCCATCCGTGACGGGGAGTTTTTCGAGAACGAAACGCTGGTTGCAGCTGTAAGAAGCGCCAAGTCTAGCGGCAAAAAGCTTCACCTGTATGCGCTGGTATCCGACGGAGGGGTACACAGCCATATCAGCCACCTGTTCGCCATGCTTGATCTGGCCAAGAAAGAGGATATGCATGAAGTGTATATCCATGCTTTCATGGACGGCCGTGACGTGCCTCCTGACAGCGGACAGAAGTTCGTCCAGGACCTCATTGCCAAGATCGAAGAGGTTGGCGTAGGTACAATTGCTACGGTATCCGGCCGCTATTTCGCGATGGACCGTGACAAGCGCTGGGAACGTGTAGAGAAGACTTACCGTGCGATGGTATATGGCGAAGGCCCTAAATATACGGACGCACTGCAAGCGATCACTGCATCCTACCAGAATTCCGTGTATGATGAATTTGTTGAGCCTAGTGTAATTGTGGACAGCAATGATAAGCCGGTAGCGGTAGTGGAAAGCGGCGATTCCGTCGTGTTCCTGAACTTCCGTCCTGACCGTGCGATCCAGCTGTCGCAAGTCTTCACGAACTCCGACTTCCGCGGGTTTGACCGTGGACCGCTGTTCCCGCAGGGCCTGCACTTCGTATGTCTGACGACTTTCAGTGAAACGGTACAAGGCTATGTAGCCTACTCGCCGAAGAATCTGGATAACACGCTCGGAGAAGTGCTTGTTCAGAACAACAAGAAGCAGCTGCGTATTGCGGAAACTGAAAAGTACCCGCACGTAACCTTCTTCTTCAGCGGCGGACGCGATGAGGAGCTTCCCGGCGAAACGCGTATCCTGATCAACTCTCCAAAAGTAGCAACCTATGACTTGAAGCCTGAGATGAGCGCATACGAAGTGGCGGCGGCCTGCGTAGCGGAGATCGAAGCGGACAGACAGGATGCGATTATCCTGAACTTTGCGAACCCTGATATGGTCGGACACTCCGGTATGCTGGAGCCAACCATCAAGGCTGTAGAAGTAACGGATGAGTGTGTGGGTAAAGTTGTCGATGCGGTTGTCGCCAAGGGCGGCGTTGCGATTATCATTGCCGACCATGGTAATGCTGATATGGTATTTGACGAGAACGGACGCCCGTTCACGGCCCATACCACCAACCCGGTTCCTTTCATTGTGACTACTGAAGATGTTGTACTGCGTGATTCCGGTATTCTTGCCGATGTGGCACCGACCATCCTGGATCTGATGGGACTTCCGCAGCCTGCGGAAATGACCGGACAATCCATGATTGCCAGCCGTAAATAA
- a CDS encoding SIMPL domain-containing protein (The SIMPL domain is named for its presence in mouse protein SIMPL (signalling molecule that associates with mouse pelle-like kinase). Bacterial member BP26, from Brucella, was shown to assemble into a channel-like structure, while YggE from E. coli has been associated with resistance to oxidative stress.), with the protein MNKWGKAAGTVLLAGSLMVGGLGISAAIQGPEKAYAADEVQRNVVSVVGKGELSIKPDIVYLSIGVSTSAATAEEAQKLNGAKIAKLTTLLKNTWGIADKDIQSTQFYVQPNYVYNEKEGQQVKGYNAQHTLQVSYRDLTKVGQLLDAASAAGANNIGGARFAIEDPSAFEAQVIEKAMANADVKAAAIAKVAKRSLGQVVTVIQSDDGNNPVYYMENAMASKASADMAAGTSVEAGEVKVSTQLSVTYELK; encoded by the coding sequence ATGAACAAATGGGGTAAAGCGGCCGGAACAGTATTGCTGGCAGGAAGTCTGATGGTAGGAGGGCTGGGGATCAGTGCGGCGATTCAAGGTCCTGAAAAGGCTTACGCTGCCGATGAGGTACAGAGGAATGTTGTGAGTGTAGTAGGTAAAGGTGAGCTCTCCATCAAGCCGGATATCGTGTATCTGTCGATCGGGGTGAGCACCTCTGCAGCAACGGCTGAAGAAGCCCAGAAGCTGAACGGGGCAAAGATTGCCAAGCTGACCACTCTGCTTAAGAATACCTGGGGCATTGCCGACAAGGATATTCAAAGCACACAGTTCTATGTACAGCCTAACTACGTTTATAACGAAAAAGAAGGCCAGCAGGTAAAGGGGTATAACGCCCAGCACACACTGCAGGTATCTTACCGGGATCTGACCAAAGTCGGACAGCTGCTGGATGCCGCTTCGGCTGCAGGAGCCAACAATATCGGCGGTGCGCGTTTTGCCATCGAGGATCCTTCCGCATTTGAAGCTCAAGTGATCGAGAAAGCCATGGCTAATGCAGATGTAAAGGCAGCAGCCATTGCCAAAGTAGCCAAACGCAGCCTGGGGCAGGTCGTTACAGTGATCCAGAGCGATGACGGCAACAACCCTGTGTACTACATGGAGAATGCCATGGCGTCGAAAGCATCAGCAGATATGGCAGCAGGCACTTCTGTTGAAGCTGGTGAAGTCAAGGTATCCACACAGCTTAGCGTAACCTATGAATTGAAATAG
- a CDS encoding phosphoglycerate kinase, with protein sequence MNKKSVRDVEVAGKRVFVRVDFNVPVEDGKITDDTRIRETLPTIKYLIENGAKVILASHMGRPKGQFVDSMRLTVAAERLSELLGKPVAKADEAIGEAVKAQIAELNDGDVLVLENVRFYPGEEKNDPELAKQFAELADLFVNDAFGAAHRAHASTEGIAHFLPAVSGLLMEKELSVLGKALSNPERPFTAIIGGSKVKDKIDVIDNLLTLADNVLIGGGLSYTFTKALGHEIGQSLVDNDKLDVALGFIEKAKALGKNFLLPVDIVVADKFGADANTKIVDVNEIPADWEGLDIGPKTRELYADVIKNSKLVVWNGPMGVFEIDIFAEGTKAVAQACATTEGYTVIGGGDSAAAAEKFHLADQMDHISTGGGASLEFMEGKALPGVEALNDK encoded by the coding sequence ATGAACAAAAAAAGCGTCCGCGATGTAGAAGTAGCAGGTAAACGCGTATTCGTACGCGTCGATTTCAATGTGCCGGTGGAAGATGGTAAAATCACTGATGATACCCGTATCCGCGAAACACTGCCAACGATTAAATATTTGATCGAGAACGGTGCAAAGGTTATTCTGGCCAGCCACATGGGCCGTCCTAAAGGTCAATTCGTAGATTCCATGCGTCTAACTGTAGCTGCAGAGCGCCTGTCCGAGCTGCTCGGCAAACCGGTAGCCAAAGCTGATGAAGCCATCGGTGAAGCTGTTAAAGCGCAAATCGCTGAACTGAACGACGGTGATGTGCTTGTGCTTGAGAATGTCCGTTTCTATCCGGGCGAAGAAAAGAACGATCCTGAACTGGCTAAGCAGTTCGCTGAACTGGCTGACCTGTTCGTTAACGACGCATTCGGTGCGGCTCACCGTGCGCATGCATCGACTGAAGGGATCGCTCACTTCCTGCCGGCTGTATCCGGTCTTCTGATGGAGAAAGAACTGTCCGTACTGGGCAAAGCTCTGTCAAACCCTGAGCGTCCTTTCACTGCCATCATCGGCGGTTCCAAGGTTAAAGACAAAATCGATGTAATCGACAACCTGCTGACTCTGGCTGACAATGTTCTGATTGGCGGCGGTCTATCCTATACATTCACCAAAGCTTTGGGTCACGAAATCGGCCAATCCCTGGTGGACAATGACAAGCTCGATGTAGCTCTCGGATTTATCGAAAAAGCAAAAGCGCTCGGCAAAAACTTCCTGCTTCCGGTGGATATTGTTGTTGCTGACAAATTCGGCGCAGACGCTAACACCAAGATTGTTGATGTTAACGAAATTCCAGCTGACTGGGAAGGTCTGGACATCGGTCCTAAGACCCGTGAACTGTATGCCGATGTGATCAAGAACTCCAAGCTGGTTGTATGGAACGGACCTATGGGCGTATTTGAAATCGACATCTTCGCTGAAGGTACGAAGGCTGTAGCTCAGGCTTGCGCAACAACTGAAGGCTACACTGTAATCGGCGGCGGCGATTCCGCAGCTGCAGCAGAAAAATTCCACCTGGCTGACCAAATGGATCATATCTCCACTGGCGGCGGTGCATCCCTCGAGTTCATGGAAGGCAAAGCACTTCCTGGCGTAGAGGCACTGAACGACAAGTAA
- a CDS encoding sugar-binding domain-containing protein, giving the protein MRNLLEIQKQLLPDLMETLKRRYTILHQIMLSDIIGRRTLAASLDMTERVLRAETDLLKSQGLIEIESIGMRISDAGRSVLDLLEPVAKSLFGLDDLEEKIRSTYGLSKVIVVPGDCESSLFTKRELGRAGARALLGVLRGDDTVAVTGGSTLAEMADQLTPPLSLSYKNAWVVPARGGLGESMEIQANTIASTMAKRIGANYRLLHVPDLLSEDAYQSLGLDSNIGEIVQIIRRSRIIVHGIGDAMEMTRRRKLDEATVAEIRGEGAVAESFGYYFNEEGQVVHTMLTMGLRLEDIIRTEVVIGIAGGKRKAKAIHAMLRFGQENVLVTDEAAAVEIGREIDAQVQQVL; this is encoded by the coding sequence ATGCGTAACTTATTAGAAATCCAAAAGCAGCTTCTGCCTGATCTCATGGAAACCCTTAAGAGACGGTACACGATTCTACATCAGATCATGCTGTCCGATATTATCGGGCGCAGGACGCTGGCCGCTTCGCTGGATATGACCGAGCGGGTGCTGCGTGCCGAGACGGATCTTCTGAAATCGCAAGGGCTCATTGAGATCGAGAGTATTGGCATGCGCATTAGCGATGCCGGGCGCAGCGTGCTTGACCTGCTTGAGCCGGTTGCCAAGAGCCTGTTCGGCCTGGATGATCTGGAAGAAAAGATTCGCTCCACTTATGGCCTCAGCAAAGTCATTGTCGTACCCGGCGATTGTGAATCATCGCTGTTTACGAAGCGTGAACTGGGGCGGGCGGGTGCCAGGGCTCTTCTTGGAGTGCTGCGCGGAGACGACACCGTTGCTGTTACAGGCGGCTCAACACTGGCCGAAATGGCTGACCAGCTTACACCGCCGTTATCCCTGTCCTATAAGAACGCCTGGGTAGTTCCGGCGCGCGGAGGACTGGGAGAGAGTATGGAGATTCAAGCCAACACTATAGCCTCCACTATGGCTAAGAGAATAGGCGCGAATTACCGGCTGCTGCATGTACCTGATCTGCTTAGTGAGGATGCGTACCAGTCCCTGGGACTTGACTCCAACATTGGAGAGATCGTACAGATCATCCGCAGATCACGCATTATAGTGCATGGAATCGGCGATGCCATGGAAATGACCCGCCGGCGCAAGCTGGATGAAGCCACAGTGGCGGAAATCCGGGGAGAAGGCGCGGTTGCCGAATCATTCGGCTATTATTTCAATGAAGAAGGCCAGGTTGTCCATACGATGCTGACGATGGGGCTGCGTCTGGAGGATATTATCCGTACAGAAGTCGTAATCGGAATAGCAGGGGGCAAACGCAAAGCCAAAGCCATTCATGCGATGCTGCGTTTCGGGCAGGAGAACGTTCTCGTTACCGATGAAGCTGCTGCTGTCGAAATCGGCAGGGAAATCGATGCACAAGTACAGCAAGTCCTATAG
- the eno gene encoding phosphopyruvate hydratase: MTIITDVYAREVLDSRGNPTVEVDVYLESGAKGRAIVPSGASTGAHEAVELRDGDKSRYLGKGVLKAVENVNEIIAPEVIGMDALDQIGIDKLMITLDGTPNKGKLGANAILAVSMAVARAAAAALDVPLYVYLGGFNAKALPVPMMNIINGGEHADNNIDVQEFMVLPVGAPSFKEALRVGAEIFHNLKSVLSSKGLNTAVGDEGGFAPNLGSNEEAITTIIEAIEKAGYKPGVDVFLGMDVASTEFYKDGKYTLAGEGKSYTSAEYVDLLASWVEKYPIITIEDGMSEDDWEGWKLLTEKLGDKVQLVGDDLFVTNTERLATGIEKGIGNSILVKVNQIGTLTETFDAIEMAKRAGYTAVISHRSGESEDSTIADIAVATNAGQIKTGAPSRTDRVAKYNQLLRIEDELGELAQYNGLKSFYNLKR, from the coding sequence ATGACTATTATTACTGATGTATATGCTCGCGAAGTCCTTGACTCCCGTGGTAACCCTACTGTAGAGGTTGACGTTTACCTGGAATCCGGCGCTAAAGGCCGCGCTATCGTTCCTTCCGGCGCTTCCACAGGCGCTCACGAAGCTGTAGAGCTTCGCGACGGTGACAAATCCCGTTACCTGGGCAAAGGCGTTCTGAAAGCTGTTGAGAACGTAAACGAAATTATCGCTCCAGAAGTAATCGGTATGGATGCTCTTGATCAAATCGGCATCGACAAGCTGATGATCACATTGGACGGAACTCCTAACAAAGGCAAACTGGGCGCTAACGCAATCCTGGCTGTATCCATGGCCGTAGCACGCGCTGCTGCAGCTGCTCTGGATGTGCCTTTGTATGTATACCTGGGCGGATTCAACGCTAAAGCACTGCCAGTACCAATGATGAACATCATCAACGGTGGTGAGCATGCTGACAACAACATCGACGTTCAAGAGTTCATGGTTCTGCCGGTTGGAGCTCCTAGCTTCAAAGAAGCTCTTCGCGTAGGCGCAGAAATCTTCCACAACCTGAAATCCGTACTGAGCTCCAAAGGCCTGAACACAGCTGTTGGAGACGAAGGCGGCTTCGCACCGAACCTTGGTTCGAACGAAGAAGCAATCACTACAATCATCGAAGCTATCGAAAAAGCAGGCTACAAACCAGGCGTTGACGTATTCCTGGGTATGGACGTAGCTTCCACTGAGTTCTACAAAGACGGTAAATACACACTGGCTGGCGAAGGCAAATCCTACACTTCCGCTGAGTATGTTGACCTTCTGGCTTCCTGGGTTGAGAAGTACCCAATCATCACCATCGAAGACGGTATGTCCGAAGACGACTGGGAAGGCTGGAAACTGCTTACCGAGAAACTGGGTGACAAAGTTCAACTGGTTGGTGACGACCTGTTCGTTACTAACACTGAACGCCTTGCAACTGGTATCGAAAAAGGTATCGGTAACTCCATCCTGGTTAAGGTTAACCAAATCGGTACATTGACTGAAACCTTCGATGCAATCGAAATGGCTAAACGCGCTGGCTACACTGCTGTTATCTCCCACCGTTCCGGTGAGTCCGAAGACAGCACAATCGCTGACATCGCTGTTGCTACCAACGCCGGCCAAATCAAAACGGGTGCTCCTTCCCGTACAGACCGTGTTGCCAAGTACAACCAATTGCTTCGCATTGAAGACGAGCTGGGCGAATTGGCTCAATACAACGGCCTGAAATCCTTCTACAACCTCAAGAGATAA
- the gap gene encoding type I glyceraldehyde-3-phosphate dehydrogenase, which produces MSVKVGINGFGRIGRLAFRRIQNVEGIEVVAINDLTDAKMLAHLLKYDTTQGKFDGEVEVHDGFFKVNGKDVKVLANRNPEELPWGDLGVDIVLECTGFFTTKEAAEKHLKGGAKKVVISAPATGDMKTVVYNVNDDILDGSETVISGASCTTNCLAPMAKVLNDKFGVVEGLMTTIHAYTGDQNTLDAPHAKGDFRRARAAAENIIPNTTGAAKAIGLVIPELKGKLDGAAQRVPVATGSLTELVTVLEKTVTVEEINAAMKAASDPETYGYTEDEIVSSDIKGMTFGSLFDATQTKVLTVGDKQLVKTVAWYDNEMSYTAQLVRTLEKFAKLAQ; this is translated from the coding sequence ATGAGTGTAAAAGTTGGTATTAACGGATTTGGACGTATTGGACGCCTTGCATTCCGCCGTATTCAAAATGTAGAAGGTATCGAAGTGGTAGCAATCAATGACTTGACTGACGCTAAGATGCTTGCTCATTTGCTTAAATATGATACAACTCAAGGTAAATTTGACGGAGAAGTTGAAGTTCATGACGGATTCTTCAAAGTAAACGGTAAGGATGTTAAGGTTCTGGCGAACCGTAACCCTGAAGAACTGCCATGGGGCGACCTCGGCGTTGACATCGTTCTGGAGTGCACAGGTTTCTTCACAACTAAAGAAGCAGCTGAGAAGCACCTTAAAGGCGGAGCTAAAAAAGTAGTTATCTCTGCTCCAGCTACAGGTGACATGAAAACTGTCGTTTACAACGTTAACGATGACATCCTTGATGGCAGCGAAACTGTAATCTCCGGCGCATCTTGCACAACGAACTGCCTGGCTCCTATGGCAAAAGTTCTGAACGACAAGTTCGGTGTGGTTGAAGGCCTGATGACTACAATCCACGCTTACACTGGCGACCAAAACACTCTTGATGCTCCACACGCTAAAGGCGACTTCAGACGTGCCCGCGCTGCTGCTGAGAACATCATCCCTAACACTACCGGTGCTGCAAAAGCAATCGGCCTGGTTATTCCAGAACTGAAAGGCAAACTTGACGGAGCAGCACAACGCGTGCCTGTAGCTACAGGTTCCCTGACTGAGCTGGTAACTGTTCTTGAAAAAACCGTTACTGTTGAAGAAATCAACGCAGCAATGAAAGCCGCTTCCGATCCGGAAACTTACGGCTACACTGAAGATGAAATCGTATCTTCCGACATCAAAGGTATGACTTTCGGTTCCCTGTTCGATGCTACTCAAACTAAAGTCCTGACTGTTGGCGACAAACAACTGGTTAAAACAGTTGCTTGGTATGACAATGAAATGTCCTACACTGCACAACTCGTTCGTACTTTGGAGAAATTCGCTAAGCTGGCTCAATAA
- a CDS encoding HPr family phosphocarrier protein: MTKHPVVVRLKTGLHARPAALFVQEANKFSSEIFVEKDDKKVNAKSIMGIMSLAISSGTEIYISADGADADQAVTALTSLVSKEELENQ; the protein is encoded by the coding sequence ATGACAAAGCACCCGGTAGTTGTTCGGTTGAAGACGGGGCTCCATGCTCGGCCGGCAGCATTGTTCGTGCAAGAAGCCAACAAGTTTTCGTCGGAGATTTTCGTGGAAAAAGATGATAAAAAAGTTAACGCCAAGAGCATCATGGGCATTATGAGCCTTGCGATCAGTTCCGGCACGGAGATTTATATTAGCGCGGATGGCGCCGATGCGGATCAGGCTGTAACCGCTTTGACAAGTCTTGTCAGCAAGGAAGAGCTGGAGAACCAGTAA
- the tpiA gene encoding triose-phosphate isomerase gives MSRTPIIAGNWKMFKTVPEAESFIAEVKGKAEVEGVETVVCAPFTNLPALIAAVKGTSIKIGAQNLHFEDNGAYTGEISGVMLKDLGVDYVIIGHSERRAYFGETDEIVNKKMHAAFRHGITPIVCVGEKLEEREADQTKDVCKVQTEAAFAGLSAEQAAQVVIAYEPIWAIGTGKSSTSQDANEVIAYIRTLVKDLYDEATAEAVRIQYGGSVKPENVTEYMSQSDIDGALVGGASLQPASFVSLVEGAK, from the coding sequence ATGAGCAGAACACCTATTATCGCCGGTAACTGGAAGATGTTCAAAACCGTACCGGAAGCAGAAAGCTTTATCGCAGAAGTCAAAGGCAAAGCGGAAGTTGAAGGTGTAGAGACTGTTGTCTGCGCACCATTCACCAACCTGCCTGCTCTGATTGCAGCGGTAAAAGGAACAAGCATCAAGATCGGTGCACAGAACCTGCACTTTGAAGATAACGGTGCCTATACAGGCGAGATCAGCGGCGTAATGCTGAAGGATCTTGGCGTTGACTATGTAATTATCGGTCACTCCGAGCGCCGTGCCTATTTTGGCGAAACGGATGAGATTGTTAACAAAAAAATGCACGCGGCATTCCGCCACGGCATTACTCCTATCGTATGTGTCGGCGAAAAGCTTGAAGAGCGCGAAGCTGACCAGACCAAGGATGTCTGCAAAGTGCAAACCGAAGCGGCTTTTGCCGGTCTGAGTGCTGAACAGGCAGCTCAGGTTGTTATCGCTTATGAGCCTATCTGGGCTATCGGTACTGGCAAATCCTCCACTTCCCAGGATGCTAACGAAGTTATTGCTTATATCCGTACGCTTGTAAAAGATCTGTACGATGAAGCAACAGCTGAAGCAGTGCGTATCCAATACGGCGGCAGCGTGAAGCCTGAGAACGTAACAGAGTACATGAGTCAAAGCGACATCGACGGCGCGCTTGTCGGCGGTGCCAGTCTGCAGCCTGCTTCCTTCGTTTCATTGGTTGAGGGGGCGAAGTAA
- a CDS encoding DUF4163 domain-containing protein: protein MMNIILKDKALKWGAGMLAAGMLLGGGLLPAGTSQAAPAAAAAKAGQSQVILKWNGSITKQTGIFNGGKVWVPVAFLRDSLGMPVSYNKADMTYTIGKGNTLTKLMVSDYGISISVNNYFLGDYEAKNINNRMYVPLDLLTGYLGYHGDWSPPTGRLNVMKQKQNNITITTESYVKESKDAPIRLDYPVISGLANAEAQKAINDTLKQTVLNYAADAEKQIADRAADDRPYEFEGGYVVTYNQNGVLSLITQQYGYTGGAHGMTYRNAFTFSLKDGKRLLLGDLFGANPNYKKELNAKLSKQLKADGGYLGGFTGLNTEKYFYLQDGKVTLFFQLYEYTAYAAGFPEFTFTFKELLPDGSSPFAGLK, encoded by the coding sequence ATGATGAATATTATACTTAAGGATAAAGCCCTTAAATGGGGAGCGGGAATGTTGGCGGCGGGGATGCTGCTGGGCGGGGGATTGCTGCCTGCGGGAACGTCACAAGCGGCACCGGCTGCAGCTGCAGCCAAAGCAGGCCAGTCGCAGGTTATTCTGAAATGGAACGGCAGCATCACGAAGCAGACGGGTATTTTTAACGGGGGTAAAGTTTGGGTACCGGTTGCTTTCCTGCGGGACAGCCTGGGCATGCCGGTATCTTATAATAAGGCAGATATGACTTACACGATCGGCAAAGGCAACACACTGACCAAGCTGATGGTCTCGGATTACGGCATCTCTATTTCGGTGAACAATTATTTTCTCGGAGATTATGAAGCCAAAAATATAAATAACCGCATGTATGTACCGCTGGACCTGTTAACCGGTTATCTCGGCTACCACGGTGACTGGAGTCCGCCTACGGGCCGTCTGAATGTGATGAAGCAGAAGCAGAACAATATTACGATTACTACGGAGAGCTACGTCAAAGAAAGCAAGGATGCGCCGATCAGGCTGGATTATCCGGTAATCAGCGGTCTTGCGAATGCCGAAGCACAAAAAGCAATCAACGATACGCTGAAGCAGACGGTGCTTAATTACGCGGCAGATGCCGAAAAACAAATCGCTGACAGAGCGGCAGATGACCGGCCTTACGAGTTTGAGGGTGGATATGTCGTGACCTATAACCAGAATGGTGTGCTTAGTCTTATTACGCAGCAGTATGGCTACACCGGCGGAGCACACGGGATGACTTACCGCAATGCCTTCACCTTCTCGCTTAAAGACGGCAAACGCCTGCTGCTGGGAGATCTGTTCGGGGCTAACCCTAATTATAAAAAAGAGCTGAATGCCAAGCTGTCCAAGCAGCTTAAGGCGGATGGCGGCTATCTCGGCGGATTTACTGGTCTGAACACAGAGAAATATTTCTATCTGCAGGACGGCAAGGTGACGCTGTTCTTCCAGCTGTACGAATATACGGCCTACGCTGCGGGATTCCCTGAGTTTACCTTCACCTTTAAAGAATTACTGCCGGACGGGAGCAGTCCGTTTGCGGGATTGAAGTGA
- a CDS encoding GDSL-type esterase/lipase family protein, with amino-acid sequence MMGYLYTAVGDSLTTGFGTLPGSGFVPVYRRMAETRLRTSIRPVNLGVNGLTTDGLERRLKEDYNYRLAVRDADIITLSIGGNDLIRAAKAAGGRPGDLSPRLQKALRNCKQNFSDIMGTFMQLKAGMPKPYIIRIVGLYNPYPQIDEASDWVRQFNRYAAGYSSRICGFASVYNEFAGNERGLLFIDGIHPNGRGYRVIADKLDSLGYGGLR; translated from the coding sequence ATGATGGGATATCTGTATACAGCGGTTGGCGATTCCCTGACGACCGGTTTTGGCACGCTTCCGGGCAGCGGCTTTGTTCCGGTCTACCGCAGAATGGCGGAGACCCGGCTGCGCACTTCAATCCGGCCCGTCAACCTTGGGGTTAACGGCTTGACTACGGATGGGCTGGAGCGGCGGCTGAAAGAGGACTACAATTACCGGCTGGCGGTCCGTGATGCCGATATCATTACGCTGTCGATCGGCGGCAACGATCTCATTAGGGCAGCCAAGGCAGCCGGCGGCCGTCCGGGTGACCTGTCTCCCCGGCTGCAAAAGGCACTCCGTAACTGCAAGCAGAATTTCAGCGATATTATGGGCACCTTTATGCAGCTCAAGGCTGGAATGCCCAAACCTTATATTATCCGGATTGTAGGGCTGTATAATCCTTATCCGCAGATAGATGAGGCATCGGACTGGGTACGGCAGTTCAACCGGTATGCCGCAGGATACAGCAGCCGGATATGCGGATTTGCCTCCGTGTACAATGAATTTGCCGGCAATGAACGGGGACTGCTGTTCATCGACGGTATCCACCCGAATGGGAGAGGATACCGGGTAATAGCCGATAAGCTGGATAGCCTGGGGTATGGCGGCTTGAGATAA
- the clpP gene encoding ATP-dependent Clp endopeptidase proteolytic subunit ClpP, protein MSYIPMVVEQSNRGERAYDIYSRLLKDRIIFLGTEVNDVVANSIIAQMLFLAAEDPEKDIHLYVNSPGGSITAGMAIFDTMQYIKPDVSTICVGMAASMGAFLLNAGAKGKRFALPNSEIMIHQPLGGAQGQASDIEIRARRIIKLREKLNRILSERTGQPLEKIEKDTDRDYFMSAADAAEYGIVDKVIEKTLPSGV, encoded by the coding sequence GTGAGTTATATTCCTATGGTAGTAGAACAGAGCAACCGCGGCGAGCGCGCTTATGACATCTATTCCCGCCTGCTGAAGGACCGCATCATTTTCCTTGGAACAGAGGTTAATGACGTGGTTGCCAATTCCATCATCGCCCAAATGCTGTTCCTGGCTGCCGAGGATCCGGAGAAGGACATTCACCTGTATGTGAATAGCCCTGGCGGTTCCATTACAGCGGGTATGGCTATATTTGATACAATGCAGTACATCAAGCCGGATGTCTCCACCATCTGTGTGGGTATGGCCGCTTCCATGGGAGCGTTTCTGCTGAACGCCGGCGCCAAAGGCAAGCGTTTTGCACTGCCTAACAGCGAAATCATGATCCACCAGCCTCTGGGCGGAGCTCAAGGCCAGGCTTCGGATATTGAAATCCGCGCCCGCCGCATCATCAAGCTGCGTGAGAAGCTGAACCGCATTCTGTCTGAACGTACCGGCCAGCCGCTCGAGAAGATCGAGAAGGATACTGACCGCGATTACTTCATGAGTGCAGCGGACGCTGCTGAATACGGCATTGTTGATAAAGTTATCGAGAAGACACTGCCTTCCGGCGTATAA